Genomic window (Subtercola endophyticus):
AAACGTCGGACTCTGGCACACTGCAGATCACAAGCCTTCGCGCTTGGAGCTGAAATGTCACTCGATCCGCCATCCATAACCCGGCAGATCGTCGGCCGTCGAACGGTACTCGCCGTTTCCGCCTGGAGCGTTCCGGTCGTCGTGCTCGCCATCGCCGCACCCGCCGCTTCGGCCAGCGGGCCGATCACCGACTTCAGCCTCGCGGCCACGGCCCTCACACTGTCATCGATTCCGAGCGGTGGCGGCTCGAGCCCGCTCACGCTGACGATCTCGGAGGTGGGCGGCGCGGCATCCACCGGCCCGATCGCGGTTTTCGTGACGCGGCTCAATGCGGCGAACGGCTTGACGGGCGTCTCGGATTCCTTCGTCGCCGATGCCGTCGACGGCTGGACCGTGGAGCAGACCGACGACCATTTCGCCTTCACCTACACCAGCGGCATCGCCGCCCACTCGAGCTCGACCACGCTGACGGGCACTTGGAAGATCGCGCTTGCTCCGGCGCGGCTCGTCTCTGCCATTGCCACGGCGACCATCACAGCCGGGTCGGGGGGAGACACGAACGTCGGCAACAACCAGGTCTCGCTGCCTTTCGCCACCACGAACCAGATCGATCTCGGAGCGGCCACCGATTACACCCTGATCGGCCAGGCGGCACTCACCGACACGGGAGGCGCATCGACGTTCGACGGCGCCATCGGGTTCGAGCCCGGCGCTGCGCTCACCGGATTCTCTCCAGCCGCTCAGGCGTTGTTCGGCTCTGCAGCGAGCAACGCACAGGCCGAGACCGACACCCGTTCGGCGCTGGCTACGGCCACGGCCTTGCCCGCCACCGCTGCACTACCCGGCGCACTCGGCGGAGTCACCCTGCTGCCCGGAGTGTATCGACTGGCGGCAGCCATCGGTCTGACGGGGGTGCTCACCTTCGACGCCGGCGGCGATCCGTCGGCGTCGTTCATTCTGGTCACCGGCGGAGCCTTCACGACCGCCGCGTCGAGCTCCATGGTGCTGAGTGGCGGCGCACGTGCTTCGCGCATCTTCTGGGTGACCACCGGCGCCGTCACCCTCGGCGCCGACTCGGCGTTCGTCGGTACCGCGCTCATCGGCGCGGCGGTCACCGCCGGAGCCCGGGCAACGGTGACTGGCCGACTTCTTGCGACGAACGCCGCGGTCACCCTGTCGGCGAATCCGATCAGACTGCCCTAGCAGCCGGTCTTACGGCCGGGGCAGGGACCGGGACCGCGGCCGCGGCCGCGGCCGACGTGTAGCCGCCGTGGTAGTAGCCGTAGCTGCGCCCGTCGGCGCCGGTGTGCGGCACGCGGTTCAGGATGATGCCCAGAACCTTGCCGTTGGTGAGAGTGATGCCGGCCACCGCCCGTTCGAGTTCGTCGATGGTCGTTCGGCCCGCCGAGACCACCACGAGGGCGCCGTCGGCCTGAGCGGCGAGAATCGCCGCGTCGGTCACCGGCAGCAGGGGCGGAGCATCCACCAGCACGATTGCGTCTTCGGCGAGGTGACGCAGCAGCAGGTTCATGCCTTTCGTGCCGAGCAACTCGCTGGGGTTCGGCGGAATCGACCCGGCGCCCAGCACGTTCAGGTTGCCGGAATCGCCCCAGGGCTGCAGAACATCCTGAACCTCGGCACTGCCGATGAGCAGGTCGGTGACACCCACTCCCCCGACCACGCCGAACGACGACGCCACCATCGGTTTGCGCAGATCCCCGTCGACCACCACGACCTTCTGCCCGGCCGCCGCCAGTGCGATCGCGAGGTTGGCCGTGACCGTGGACTTGCCGTCGTTCGGCGACGGGCTCGTGACGACGATGACTCGCGGCGGGTCGTCGATGTGCATGAAACGCAGATTGGTGCGCAGCTCACGAAAAGCTTCGCCGAGCGCGCGACTCTGCGCCGTCGCGACCGACCCGGCGACCGTGCCGTCGCCGGAGGTGAGCCGGCTGAGATCGCTGAGGGCCTTGTCGCGCGGAAGAGTGCCGACCACCGAGAGCCTGAAATGCTGCTGGATGATCGCGGCCGACCTGATTCGCCGGTCGAGAACGTTGCGCACCACGGCGTAGACCAGCGCCACCATCAACCCGAGCAGCGCGCCGATCAGCACCGAGATACGGGTGTTCGGAAAGATCGGGCTCTGCGGGGCGACCGCCGCCTCGATCGGCTCGAGAAAGGTGGCGGGCTCTGCGGTGACGGTGGTGGATCCGGCGGTGACCGTCTTGCTCTCGATCGTCTGGATCTGTGCGGCCATCCCCACGATCCAGGCGTCGGCGAGCTGCTTGGCTCTCACCCCGCTCGAGGCTCTCGCAGAGATGTTGATCGTCGGGGTGTCTTTCGTGTTCGTCACCGTGACGCGGTCTGCCACCGACTCGGCGGAGTCGGTGAGACCCAGTTGCCCGATCACGATGTCGGCGACGGCGCGGGACTGCCCCACGGCGACGAATGTGGTCGCCTTCGACTTCGCAAGAGCATCCGTCGCCACCGACTCGCCGATAGTGCCGTCAGAGACCATGCTCACGATGCCGGTCGAGTTCGCCGAATAGACCGGCGTCTGCAGAAACGTCCACCCCCAGGCCGTGAGCGCACCGACCAGGGTGAAGACGAGGAGGGCCGCCCAATGCGCCTTCAGAACACGTACGTAATCCTGAAGGGTCATGCGACCTCGCTCTGTAGGCGGCTCAGTCTACGTCAGCACGTCACGTTTCGGCCCTCTTTCAGGTGACAGCCAGACTCTCGGGGTCGGCGTTGATGGCCGCCGCCGCCACGCGCGCGAGGGGCGTTCGAATCATGTGGTCTGATGCCTGAACCATGTGCACCGTCACGCCGCGCATCTTCTCGATGATGGCGATGCTGCCGGGGGCGATGAACTCGTCGAACCGGCCGTACACGACGTCGATCGGAACTTCGACGTGCGCGAGGTCGCTGATGATGGTCTGCACCTCGATGCAGTGCTGCATGGACTTCACAAATGGCACCCAGTTGTCTTCGGTGATCTCGAGCACATGCTGCACGGGAAGCATGCGCGAGACCACTGCGGCCCTGGCGACGGTGAAGTCTTTGTTTTGCAGCAGATAGTCGTAGATCTTCAGGTAGCCCGACACGCGCTTTCGCAGCTTCGGGTCGCCGATCTCCATGGGGTTCAGGTAGATCGGCGGGCTGACCAGCACGAGGTGGGTCACCACCTTCGGATGCGTCGAAGCGAATCGTGAGGTGATGAGACACCCGAGCGAGTGACCCACCAGAACGAACGGTTCGCGCAGGTGCAGGGAGTGGATGGTCGCCGCCAGGGCGTCGACGTGCTCGTACATGGTGTATTCGGCGTCGGGCGGTTGAGGCGACTCGCCGAACCCGAGAATGTCGATGGCGATGACCCGGTGACCGGCCTGGATCAGCGGAATCACGTAATGGAACGTCGCCGACGAAGACGCAATGCCGTGCACCAGAATGACGGGCGGGCCCGATCCCTGGTCGACGGCGACGTGCAGCAACGGCGCTCTCGGCTTGTGCAGGGCGGCGAGCGCATCCGAGAGTATCGACATCACCCCACCCTTGCCGTTCGCGCGGGCCCGGTCAACACAGACGCGCACTTCGGAGCATCCGCGTCTGCTCGAGCTGCAGCGGTTGCGCCGAAGTGCGCGTCAGCGGGTCAGGTGCGGCTGCGCAACAGGGTGAAGGAGGTGCCGGCGACGATGAGCGTCGTGACCTCGCCCTCGACCTGCTGACCGGGGTCGCTCGAGAGAGCGAGCTCCCATTCCGCGCCGGGTGCGCTCGGCACCTGGAACTCGACACCGTTGGCGGCGGCATTGAGCAGCAGTGCGAAAGAATCGGCACCCTCGTGTTCGAGCACGAAGGCGATCGAACGGGCATCCGGATTCTTCCAGTCTTCGGCGCTGAACCCCTCGGCGTCAGAGCGGTCGATCACCACGGTGTCGTCGCCGCCGTCTTCTGGTGCCTGCCGAAACCAG
Coding sequences:
- a CDS encoding polysaccharide biosynthesis tyrosine autokinase, with protein sequence MTLQDYVRVLKAHWAALLVFTLVGALTAWGWTFLQTPVYSANSTGIVSMVSDGTIGESVATDALAKSKATTFVAVGQSRAVADIVIGQLGLTDSAESVADRVTVTNTKDTPTINISARASSGVRAKQLADAWIVGMAAQIQTIESKTVTAGSTTVTAEPATFLEPIEAAVAPQSPIFPNTRISVLIGALLGLMVALVYAVVRNVLDRRIRSAAIIQQHFRLSVVGTLPRDKALSDLSRLTSGDGTVAGSVATAQSRALGEAFRELRTNLRFMHIDDPPRVIVVTSPSPNDGKSTVTANLAIALAAAGQKVVVVDGDLRKPMVASSFGVVGGVGVTDLLIGSAEVQDVLQPWGDSGNLNVLGAGSIPPNPSELLGTKGMNLLLRHLAEDAIVLVDAPPLLPVTDAAILAAQADGALVVVSAGRTTIDELERAVAGITLTNGKVLGIILNRVPHTGADGRSYGYYHGGYTSAAAAAAVPVPAPAVRPAARAV
- a CDS encoding alpha/beta fold hydrolase; the encoded protein is MSILSDALAALHKPRAPLLHVAVDQGSGPPVILVHGIASSSATFHYVIPLIQAGHRVIAIDILGFGESPQPPDAEYTMYEHVDALAATIHSLHLREPFVLVGHSLGCLITSRFASTHPKVVTHLVLVSPPIYLNPMEIGDPKLRKRVSGYLKIYDYLLQNKDFTVARAAVVSRMLPVQHVLEITEDNWVPFVKSMQHCIEVQTIISDLAHVEVPIDVVYGRFDEFIAPGSIAIIEKMRGVTVHMVQASDHMIRTPLARVAAAAINADPESLAVT
- a CDS encoding DUF3494 domain-containing protein, which produces MSLDPPSITRQIVGRRTVLAVSAWSVPVVVLAIAAPAASASGPITDFSLAATALTLSSIPSGGGSSPLTLTISEVGGAASTGPIAVFVTRLNAANGLTGVSDSFVADAVDGWTVEQTDDHFAFTYTSGIAAHSSSTTLTGTWKIALAPARLVSAIATATITAGSGGDTNVGNNQVSLPFATTNQIDLGAATDYTLIGQAALTDTGGASTFDGAIGFEPGAALTGFSPAAQALFGSAASNAQAETDTRSALATATALPATAALPGALGGVTLLPGVYRLAAAIGLTGVLTFDAGGDPSASFILVTGGAFTTAASSSMVLSGGARASRIFWVTTGAVTLGADSAFVGTALIGAAVTAGARATVTGRLLATNAAVTLSANPIRLP